DNA from Lentibacillus amyloliquefaciens:
CACTGTAACTGCTAAAATGAATTTAATAGCCTTCATCATTCCTCCTCCTTTATACTGGGGGGCTGTCCCCATAGCCATCATGAAGTATCGTTTGATATTCCGCTATGAGAAGTTTATCGTTATTGGTGGAGCGGAATAATCACAATAAAGCGGGATTAAAAACAATCCTTTAAAAGAACAAGTATACGCATTCAATGACAACATTATCACATACATAAGGAGAGATCGCTATCGTGAAAAGTGAATTAATGGATATGCTTGAATCACGGAAAGAAGAAATGATTGAAATCCGCCGGCATCTGCATGAAAATCCGGAGCTATCGTTTGAAGAAGAAAACACCGCTAATTACATTGCTGATTTTTATAAAGGAAAAGATGTGGAACTGGAGCGGAATGTCGGGAATGGTTACGGCATTATTGTCACGATTAAAGGCGGCAAACCGGGGAAAACAATTGGACTCAGAGCTGATTTTGATGCACTGCCAATCACCGAAGAAGCGGATGTGCCATTTAAATCAAACAATGACGGTGTGATGCACGCATGCGCACATGACGGGCATACAGCCTATATGCTGGTGTTGGCAGATTGCCTCATCCAGCTGAAAGATCAAATTGCCGGTACCATTAAAGTCATTCACCAGCACGCAGAAGAACTGCCGCCTGGTGGTGCGAAAAGCATTGTGGAATCAGGTGTGCTTGATGATTTGGATCATGTATTCGGCACGCACCTGCTTCCAATGGGACCTGCCGGAGTTGTCGGCTATCACAGCGGCTTTTCCTTTAATGGAAGAACCTATTTCAAATTAAAGATTCAGGGAAAGGGCGGCCATGGTTCTTCGCCGCACACAGCCAATGATTCGATTGTCGCCGGGTCTCATTTTGTAACAGCAATTCAAACAATTGTCAGCCGGCGATTAAATCCATTGAATTCCGGTGTCGTAACGGTCGGTTCGTTTGACGGAAAAGGAACATTCAATGTGATTAAAGACGCTATTGAACTGGAAGGCGACATTCGGTACCCTGATGAAAACGTGCAAAACATCATCGAGGAGCAATTCAAACGCATTGTCAAAGGGATTGAACTGGAATTTGATGTTACATGTGACTTAACCTATACGGCTGATTATCCACCATTGTATAATGATCCCGAAGCAACAGCGAAAGTGGCAGAATGGCTGCAGAGCACGGATGATAAGGATATTAAGGAAGTGAAGGAATTTCCAAGATTGGCGCCATCCGAAGATTTTGCCTATTACCTGGAAAAAATCCCGGGCTCCTTCTTCTATATTGCCTGTACGCCAAAAGGGGTGGAGGACCCATACTTTAACCATCACCCGAAATTTGACATTGATGAAGACGCCCTGCTTGTCGCAGCAAAATCGGTCGGACAAGTGGCCTGCAGTTACTTTGATGTAGAATAACTTACAACACGAGGCTCTTTGCACAGCCAGCGGAACGGTTTTTTTCGCTGAATAAGAGCCAAAGCAGAATCGGACATTTACGGCAGTTTATCCCCCCACTTACCCTGCTTTGTTTTCATTCTCAGTCTTGAAGGGGGTATTACTGCCAGTTACATGGATAAATTGACGAGTGATGACACGAATCCTTCTGCCACTACAGATAATGTTGCCATTACGACTGCCAGCGTACTCATGCCCAGATTCGTCCAGATAAACACCTTAATTCTTGAGGCCCCGAGAGTTGCTATTGTACCAGCACCGATCTGGCTGCTAAACAATAGAGATGATAAAAAACAAACGCCGGTTGCTCCAAAGCGATCGAACATTCTTTTTATGCGAGGATTAATTCCCACGGGGCCCTTGGGCTCTTTATCGCTCTTGTGAAATTTATTCAATAGTATGTTGAAAAATTTGTTAATTTTAGCTCCAAAAAATACAAACAACAGAACACTCATTGCATTACCGAAAATCGCTACAATTAATGCTGCAAGAGGCGGAAAGTTGAAAACGACGATTGCCATTGGAACCGTTAAAAATACTTCCAGGAAAGGAACCATACTGGTAAAAAATATAAAAAGAATTTGAAGTATCACGTTTTCCATATAAAAACTCTCCCCTTGTCTTTATTAAGTCATTTGACCTAAAAACTATTATAATACAATTGACTTAAAAAATCAAAGGAGTTATCAAATGCCAAAAAAAATAGATCATGCTGAAAGAAAAGATCAAATTATCGAAGCGATGTTTCGCATCATTCATCATTCTGGTTTCGAAAATGCGACCTTACGCCAAATTGCCAAAGAAGCAGATTTATCCTTAGGATCTGTTCAACACTTTTTTCCCAAACAAAAGGATATCTATATGCTCGCAATGGACGTTATTTATGAAAGATTTGAGGAGAGAATGCAAAACGTCATACAAGAAAATGAAGGGGCATTTAAAAACGCTGTTCGCATGATTAAACAAATTGTTCAAGCTAATACAGAAGAAGAAAGAATGGAGAATGATATATGGATGAAATTTTCCATAATGGCAACGATGAACCCGGAATACCACGAGACGAAGGAAAGCTTACGAGAAGTAAACCTTAATTTTGCCAAAGATGTATTAAAAATGCTTTATGAGAATGCCTATATTAAAGATCCCGTCAATATTGACGACAGCGCAAATTCGTTAACAATATTCATCCACGGCCTTGTATTTGAATCTGTCATTTATGCCAATTTATACAACGCTCAAGTCATTGAAACAGAAATCAGAGAATATTTAAGAAGGATCTGTATATAAGGGGGTCTGTCCCCCACCATGCTAACACTTTAACGCGATGGGGGACAGACCCCTCTAAAGTTTTTTCAATGCATCTTCAATCTGTGTATCACCGGAGACCATTTCGAACGCTTTATGATACGCATTTGGTTCCTGAATGGCAGCGATCATGGTTTTGGCAACATCTGCACGCGGAATATTTTCAAACGGCACTTCATCCGCCACTTTAATTTTGCTTGTCCCGGCATCATGTGTCAGACCGCCTGGACGCACAATCGTATAATCCAACTCGGTGCTCGAGAGATACTCATCCGCTTCTTTTTTCATTTGCAGATAGTGCTGCATACGCTCATTGCCCTGTGCTAATGCCTGCACATCGCGTCCTGCACCGATACTGCTTAACATGACGAATTTTTTAATCCCTAAATTTTCCGTTGCTTTGATCAAATTGATGGCACCGTCGCGATCAACATCCGTTGTTTTCTCAGGACCTGTACTGCTTCCGGAACCTGCAGCAAAGATAACGGCATCCATCTCTTTGACAGCATAGCCGACATCACGTTCCAAGTCCGCGAGCACCGGCGTGCCGCCCAATTCCTCAATACCTGGCTTTTGTTCTTCTTTACGAACCATTCCGTATGGCTCATGACCATCCTCATTGAGACATTTTATAAGTAAACGGCCGGTATGTCCGTTTGCGCCAGCTACGAGTATTTTCATTTCAAATCGACTCCTTCATCAAAATATCATATACTGCTCCTATTGCCGCTAATCGATCCACCTAAACATGGGACACAGAGCTAACGGGTCTTCACATTCGGTTCGATCGTATGATAATAATCACCATGAGTATAAACATCATAAGAGCGATAATGGCTCCAATTTCAATGATTGGCAGTTCCCATATGACAGTGTTCTGGCCAACGAATGCCATACCGATAATCAACCCGGCCATGATAATGCTGAATGCAAGCATCAAAATACTGAATGCGATGCGGTTGCTGATTTTATCCAGTCGTCGCATGACTTCATTGACATGTTTGACGTTAATATCCAGGCCGACCCTTCCTTTTTTCAAAACTGACAATACATCCTTAACGTCAGTCGGCAGGTCTGTGAGAATGTCGACATTGTCGCTAATTGACCTTAGCGTGTTGCGAAAAATTTCATTTGGATGATATCGTTTCATCACTAGGCGCCGTGCGAAAGGCTCCGCTTCGTTCATCAGACTGAAATCGGGATCGAGTCTGCCGAGCACACCTTCCAGTGTCAGAATTGTTTTGCTGATCATCACCATCTCCATCGGTATTTTAATATGGTGATGATAAACGACCTCGAATATCCGAACGATAATCTGACCCAGACTGAGCTCGCGCAATTTGATACTTTCATATTGCATATGGAGTTTATCAAGATCACGCTGAAGGGCATCGATATCCGTCTTCTCATCGATGAGATCCATTTTGGAAAATGTTTTGACCATTGCCCTGCTGTCACCCTGATAAAGATTCACGATAATCGAGCCGAAATTCCGCTTCAGCTTTTCGCTCACATGTCCCGTCTCACCGAAATCCAGAAATGCGATGGTATTTTTAGGCAGGATATGGATATTACCCGAGTGCGGATCAGCATGGAAAAAGCCGTTTTGGAGAATCTGCTGCAGCATGGCATTAGACAACCGTTTTGCGATCAGCTGCCGGTCATATCCCGCTTCGTCCAATGCTTCGATGTCGGACACCTTGATACCCGTGACTTTTTCCATTGTCAGCACTTTCGACGTTGTCAGATCCCAGTAAATATCCGGAAATTTAACAAACGTCTGATCTTCAAATTGTTTCGCTATTTGTGCCCCGCTCCGTCCTTCCATTATATAATCCAATTCATTGGTCAATATATCGGACACTTCATCAATCATGTCACAAACGCGGTAACGCTTAGCCCAGAGCGTTCTTTCCTCGAGCATGTCGCCTATTCCGTGCAGTATTTCAAGATCGGTTTCCATCTTGGGTTTCAAACCCGGCCGCTGGACTTTTACAACAACATCTTCCCCGCTATGCAACCGGGCACCATGGACTTGCCCAATCGAAGCTGTTGCAATCGGCTCCGGATCGAAATAATCGAATAAATTGTCCAGGCTGTCATCGAGCTCAGTCTCCAGTGTATGCTGAACATGTTCAAAGTCGAGCACAGGTGCATGATCCAGCAATTTTTCCAATTCTGCCGTGATCTCATCCGGCAGCGTATCATAGCGGGTGCTTGCAATCTGCCCCAGCTTGATCGCTGTCGGCCCGAGCTCCTGCAGTGCATAACGGAGACGTTTACCAATGCTTTTCAAACTTGTATTGACATCCTCGGATTTTGCAACTTTGGCAAGCCCGCGATCTGCCAGACCCACCCGGAACAAAAAATGACTGAATCCGTTCTTCATCAGTGCATTCACAATTTCACGATACCGCTTCGTATGCCTGATTCGTCTTCCAAGCATGAATTCCTCACCCCCCTATTCCACCTTATAGAAGTTGTTAAAAAAGTCTGGTTAGATAACAACCTAATTCCCTGTTCTTAATTTGAGTTAAACACCGGAAAGATTTGATGATTAATTGAATGGTCATGTCATCACTATAATAGCAAAAATATGTCATGACAAATTTTCAAGCGGCCGTCTCATCTTAAAACAAAAAACCGCATTCAGAGTCGAATACGATTTCAATAATAAGTATATGCTCAATCCTGCAAATGAGCTTTGTTTAAATTTTCATCCGTCTTAGCGTTTCTCTCGAGATAATCCCTCCTTCTGATACAATCATACCGCAGGCAGTCCAGCCGTCATCATGCTGCCATGGAAGACCTGTGACTTTGCGTCCCCAGCTTTCGGAGGGTTCGCCTTTTACAAAAGGACCACACCTAATTAGATGCAGCCCCTCATTTAAAGAAAGTGGTTACGTTACTACAAATTCTGTTCTGCTGTGACCTTCCTTCGTTTTCATCACTTCAAGCCTTGCCGGGAAGATATTTTTCAATTCCTGCACGTGTGAGATAACGCCAATCATCCGGCCTGATTGTTGCAGGTCGATTAATGTATCGATTGCTTTATTGAGTGATTCTTCATCAAGCGTGCCGAAGCCTTCATCGATAAACATCGTATCAATCGCAATGTTGCCTTGGAAGCTCTGGATCACATCCGACATGCCGAGAGCAAGACAAAGCGATGCATTGAATTTTTCACCGCCTGATAATGTTTTGACATCGCGCCTCTGCCCAGTGTAAGCGTCATCCACATCAAGGGCGAGACCGCTCTGCTTGCCATGTGCTTCCTGGCGTTCGCTGCGTCTCAGGGAAAATTGCCCGTTTGACAGGCGTTTGAGCCGGATATTGGCAACATCAATAATCCGCTCCAAATATTCAATCTGCAAATAACGTTCAAATGAAATCTTTTGACTGTTCTGTCCGCGCAGCACATCATGCAAGTCGGTGATGACAGCGAGTTCTTTTTCATGTTCGGCTGCCTGTTCATGTGTCGTTTCTATGCTCTCCTTTATCGTGATAGCCTGATAACGGTAATCTTTGGATTGATTCAGCATCCGGTATGCCGCTTCGTAAGCTGTTTTTAGCATTTGCCGTTCTTCTTCCATTGCCGCAAGATCGACACGTTCTTTATCTTTCAATGCTTCAGCTAGATCATTCACCTGCTGTCTCTTGGCGGTCAGATTGTCATTGAACTGCCCGATCGTTTCTTTCAGTTCTTCCCGCTCTGATGACGACATTTTTGCTTGCTTGTAGGCGTCTTCTGATTCAAATTCCGCTTGTTCCAGTGCTTTTTGAAACTGCTGTTCAGCTTTACTGCTCTTTTCTTTCGTTTCTGTCAGCTGGTTCGTCGCGTTTGAAAAATCAGCAGCGGTTTTGGCAGCTGTTTCTTTTGCCTGCTGAAACCGCTTTTGCGCGTTCTCCCATGCTTTTTCAAGCTTTGTTTTGTGCTCATCGGTCTCAGCGATTCGCTTTTCCAGTGCCGGAAGTGTCTGAACGTCTTCCGGAATATTCCGCAATTGTTCTTTATAGACGGCATGAGCTGACTGATAATCAGACTGAAGTTTTTGATGTGTTTTATCCAGTTCCTCTTTTTGTGATTCAAGCTTCTTTAATGCTTCCTTTTCTGTTTCCTGATTTGCCTTGAGCTGGTTCAATTCTTCACGCTGTTTGTTCAGTGATGCAACTTCTTGCTTAATATTGGTACCTTTTTCAAATAACTTATCACGTACTTCCGCGGCCTTTTCAGCAGCGATGTCATATTGCCCAAGCTCCTGCTCCTTTTCCACCAGAAGCTGTGCATTGGCACTGGAATCGGTTTCTGAAGCCCGGAAGTATTTCTCTTTTTCCTCCATATCTTTTTTCAGGGAGTTAAGGTCCTCACGAGACACCATTTCAGCGTGATTGCTTGCTTTATTCGGATGTTCCGTGCTGCCGCAGACTGGACAAGACTCTCCGTCGTGCAAATGTCCGGCCAATACAACTGCCTGATTGTTCAACCAGGCTTCCTCTTTATCATTGTACGCTTGTTTGGCGGTCAAATAGGCTTTTTCCTTTTGTTTTAAATCCTGCTTGATGGCCGATTGTTTGGTTTCAAGGTCGACATACCCTTTTGCCGCCTTATACTGTTCGCTTGCTTCCATCAGGGCTTGCTGTTTATCCGGCAGTTGACTAACAGCCTGGTCAAGTTCTGCAATCTGTTTATCATGTTTCTCGACTGCTTCTGATTGTTTCCGGTGTTCGGTTTTAGCGTTTTCCAGATCTTTGGCTGACTGCCTGCCTTTTTGCGCCAGTTTTTCGAGTTCATTTTTCTTGTCATCCAGTTCTTTCACAGTCGGCAGGAAGCCTTTCAACCGTTCGAGTTCTCGCGCTGCCTCGTCGCGTTGATTTCCTTTCTTTTCTTCCTGCTGGTAAGCGTTCGTGGCTTGTTCGAGTTTTTCACGTGCTTGTTTATCTGCAGTTTCAGCATGCTGTAAGGCATCACGTTTTGTTTTTTCATCGTTCTTCCAATCCGTGACCTGCTTTTCATAAACTTCAAGATGACTTGCCCGCTCAGCGTTGGCGTGCTGTTTCTCTTTTTCCTGATAACCCGGAATCTGCTTTTCTAAGTCACTCAGTTCCGTCTTTTTCTTATCGAGGTCGGCAAATTGATTGTTCAGCATCTTTGCCTCGTTCAGTTCGGTTTGTTTTTGATCGTGTTTTTGATAGGCATCCTGATAGGCTTTGTCATCCGTCGTAATTTTTTCTGTGTAATATGCGATTTCTTTATCCAGACCGCCAATCACTTGATTGATATTGTAATAATCGCTATGGAGCACATCGAACAGTTCAGCACCTTCACGTTCCGGGAGCGCCGTATGAATACTGTTCACATGATGATCGCGTGACTGCTGCAACTGCTTAAATGCTTCATCAGCCTTACTTTTCCGGTCTCTCAAGAGCTGATTAATCTGGTTATAGCTTTCCGTCTTGAAAAGCCGCCGCAAAATTGCTTCTTTATTTTCCGTTTCAGAGGTTAATAGTTTGCGGAATTCCCCCTGCGGCAACATCACAATCTGCTTGAATTGATCTTGCGTGAGACCGATGATGGCTTCTAACTTTTTATCAATCTCAGAAACCATCTGCCGGTCAACACACGGTACTTCTCTTCCATCAACTTTCTCATAAAATTCATACCGCTCGCCGGTCTTGGATTTATTTCCTTTCTTCACATGGCCCAGCTGCCGGAGAATACGGTAGTGCCGGCCGTGTATTTCAAATTCTAACTCAATCGATGTATGTTTATCATCAGGTGCAAAATCGCTTCTGAGCATCCGGTTATCTTCTCTGTCTGATCCGCTGGCACTGCCGTAAAGCGCAAAACAGATGGCATCGAAAATGGTCGTCTTTCCTGCCCCGGTGTTGCCGGCAATGACAAACAGCTTATTGCCATTGAGCTCATTAAAATCGATTCTTTCTGTCTGTTTATAGGGTCCAAATGCTGTCATCGTCAGTTTTATTGGCCGCATCACTTATCCCCCCCTTTTCAACATTTAGTTCTTCACCGTTTCCTTGGATGGTCCGGCCTCACGTTCTTCTTTCAAGAGGTCATCCAGAACATCATTGAATATCGCTTCAGTATCTTCTGAGACGTCGTAGCCTTTCACTTCTTTATAAAAATTTCTGAACAAATCAAGATCGCTCATTTCCGTCCGCTTCGTTCGATTTGTCACTTCAGTCTCATCGGGTGATACCCTGAAATTCCCGCGCTCAACATGCATCGCATTCGGATAAACCGACCTGAGCCGCTCCATTGGCGACAAAACCGGTGCCTCGTCCAGCAGCCTGACAAATACATAGTCATCACTAACCGGATGAGTCAATAATTCATCCATTGTCGCCTCAACCGTCCGGATATCCCGTTTTGGCGTGAGTGTGCGCTTTTCAATCGATGCTTCTCCATTGGCGCCCAGCTCAACAACAGAATAGCCTTTTTGATGATGCTCTTCAGAAATGGAATATTTTAGGATAGACCCGGAATACCGGACCGTTTCAGACGTGACATGATGCGCGTGATGCAAGTGTCCGAGCGCTGTATAATCAAACGGGGCAAAATGGCGGGCATCCACATATTCCGCGCCACCGATTGACAGCGGCCGCTCCGAATCACTCGTGTTCTCTTCCTCCTCGCCAAATGGTGTGACAAACGCATGTCCTATGTACACGTGACGGGCATCCGGATCCATGTCCTGCTGAATCATTTCCGCGATTTTCCGTCCAGCGTCATTATGGCTGCGGACCGTATCGTCTTCCGTCATCGTGCGGACAACACTCGGATCACAATAAGGCACCAGGTGAAAATGAACCGGCCCATGTTCATCATAAAGCACAACCGGCTTTAATTCCTGATCAAAATGACCTGCGATGTAAAAACCATTTTGCTTCATAATATTGCTTCCAAAGTCAAGCCGGCCCGGGCTGTCATGATTTCCCGCAACGGCCAGTACAGGCGTTTTTAACTCGAGTACAATTTTACTCAGCGTTTCATCCAATAGATTGACAGCCTCAGTCGGCGGTACGGCCCGATCATATAAATCCCCGGCGATAATCACCGCATCTGGTCTCTCTTCTTCGACTGCTGCTGCGAACTGGTCCAGACAATAGCGCTGGTCATCTGTCATATAGACACCCTGAACAAGCTTCCCCAGATGCCAGTCCGCCGTATGGAATAGTTTCATCCCGCTCTCCCCTTTTTCGGCAAATTCTATTTCTCTCTATTATAATACAAAATCGGGACGTGTTGGTTTAAAAATATATGTTTGAATTGTAAACTTAAGCAACGAGCAAAACTCAAGCCGAATCGCCTGCGAGCTATAAGGAGTGTTGCTGCTCCGAAAATACTTGTGAGACGACGAGCACCGAACAAATTGTGAACTTAAGCGGGAACTATGTGAACTTGAGCCGATACCACTGCTTTTCGAGCCGATTCTGTGACAACTTAAGCGAAAAGCCGAGGAAGCGCATCACTTCCCGAGCTTGCAACGAGTGCACCAGCCAATTACATTCATCCTTCCAGCAATTGACTGAACGGCTTGAAGACCCACTGAACAAATTCGGTGGGGCCGGAGAGGTTTGGAAATATAATGAGCATAACCGCCAGCAGAAAGCCGCCTGTTGTCAGGATGATAAACGCACGCTTTTCCTTTTTCTGGTCTTCATTAATTCTCGGCCATTCATACAGCGTGATTAAGGCAGCAACAACAATAGCTAAAAACACACTCGCTATTTTCATTCGTTAATCACCTCGTCATCCGGTACCGTTGGCGGTGATGTGGATCTGCCAGGCCGCTTTATTTTAACATCACTGTTAAGTTCAACCGTTACTTCGGGAAATGTTTCCTCATTCCAGTTATCTTTCACTTTAGCCCATTGGTCAGGGTAATGACGATGAAACACCTCACCAAACTTTAGAATATCTGCCTGCATATCTTTCTGCACGTGTTCCAGGGCTGTTCGGATACGCTTTTCAATCCTGTCTTCCAATTGCTTCTCAAGCTTATTGATCGTGTCAGGGTTCCCTAGATTTAACTTTGTTTCATTTTCGACTGCATCGTCGACCGAATTAATGTTTACGGTCATCGTCCAATTTCCATTTTCAACTTTGGGAATCAGCTTTGTTTTTGAATCGAAAATATTAAATGAAATATAGCCTTCCGTACCCTCGGGCTTCACGGTGACTGCGGCATCGTTAATTTCATCCCGCAGCCATAGAATACCCCTTGTCAAACTGTCATCGAGTTGTCCGACCATTTTTCCATCTTTAAATACAGCTGTGCCACTTACACGCAATCCCTGTGTATTGGGAGGTTCCTCCTCAATTTCGAGTATCGGCAAAGCTGCGTTTTCACTTTCATCAGATGTCATCTGGACCAGATCTTTCACGTGGACACTCATACCAACCTCTAAATTAGCCAATTCCCTTGCTGTTTCAGCTGAACTTGACTCCAAATCAGGCATGACTTTAAAGAAATCTGCAGGGGCACCCTTCGTTACAAAAACATAAGACCTTAATCTTGGTTTCGGATGCCGCGACAAAAAATCAATATGTTTGCGGATTCCTTTCTCGGCCATTTTTTCACTGATAAACACAACACGGTTATGGCCGGAAAATATGTTTCGCGAAAGTTTTTCCTGCAGTTTTGACCTGGCATCAAAGGTTGTTTTGCCAATTTCCTTCTCCACAGTTGTCAGTTCTCCGGTGCCTTGCTGGCCTCCCCCGCCTCCTACTCCACTTGCCATCGAACTTGGGTTTACCAGCTGCAAGGAAAGTTCAACCTGCTCATCTTCCATTTTATGAAGGCCGAGTCCGACAACAATGGCTAAATCATTGACTTCTGTGCGATCCCAGCATCCCGCAAGAAGCAGCATCAGAAGACAGACAGGAATAATCGATAGCTGTTTCATGACGGGCATCCTCCTTTTCTTATTCGGCGTGCGTAGCTGAACGCTTCCCCAACATGATGGCAGCCGCCAGCAGCATAATCGGAATGATAGCTAAAAAAACAAGTGAGTAAAATGGAAACGTTTCGCTCAAGAATTTCTCAAGCCCCTGCAAATTGCCTGCAGACCAGTATCCCAACACCGTGATAATGAGAGCAAACGGGAATACAATCGGCTGGTAATCACTCAGCTTCAGCCATTGAGCGGTACTTAGAACTGTGGCATAGAAAAAAACCGAAATTTTAACAAATATACCACCTACCCAAATCGCCATGACGACAGACTCCATATGTTGGACAAATTCAGCTATACTGATATATCGTGCTGCTTCCATAACGGGGTATGTAAACTTGGAGGTGATCGCACCAAATACAAACATCGTTACCATATTGGTTACGACCATGGTGAACATAACAGCAATTATGGTTGTGATATTCCACTTCACAACTTTTTTCCGGCTTCTTAAAAATGGCAGCATGAAAGAAATCATAAAAAATTCTAAAAACCATCCTGCCGGAACCACTGCACCCCTTAATGAAGGCATTAAGCCCTTTTCAAAAGCGGGAAGCATATTGCCGGGATCCAGATCCGGGGTTAATAACAGAAGAATTAATATAAATAAGACCGTCACAACAGGCACAAATACCTGAGCGCTCCGGGCCATCACTTCAATTCCGCCCCTGACAGCTAAGGCACATACAAACGCCATGCTTCCAAGAATAACAATCATGGGTGTATCCTCAAGGAAATTACCCTTCACAAATTCACCATATTCCCGTAAGATAACCCCGCATAGATGGGCTAAAAAAAAGATAAACGCAAGGCCGATTACTTTCCCAAGGAATTTGCCGGCTATCGTTTCACTATATTGAATGATCGTCTGTTTCGGGAAACGCTTATTTAACTGAATCGCAATAAAAGCAGCCAGAAAGCCGGCCAGAGAAGCCCAGATCGGTGACAGCCACATATCCTGCCGTGCTTGATCTCCGGTTATCGCCGGAACGAGCAGAATCGCTGTTGCTATAATAGTCGGATAAATGAGAACAGCCATTTGCAGGGGACTAATTTTCCCTTTTTCAATCATGCTTGTTCCACCTCTTTATTCCTCACCTCTGATTGGAGAAGATTTCTGGTTATCGGATTGACGGTATTTGTTCGAGTCGCCTGTAAAATGCGGTCTTGTATTCATTTTCCACCATGGCACACGCATCAGCACATCCTTCATACCCCGCCATTGCATCGGTGCCATCGGGCTAAGATATGGCTGACCGAATGAGCGAAGTGAGACCATATGGACAATAATCACAATAATCCCCATTATGATGCCCAGCAGTCCAAGCGTTCCTGCCAAAATAATCATGGGAAAACGAAGCATCCGAACCGCAATCGATGCTGAATAGCGCGGAATGGTAAACGAAGCAACACCTGTCAATGCAACCACAATGACCATCGGAGCTGATACAATCCCTGCTGAAACCGCCGCTTCACCAATAACCAGCGCACCGACAATGCTGACCGCTGAGCCCACTTGTTTTGGCAGACGAAGCCCGGCTTCACGGAGCGCTTCAAAAGTGATTTCCATCATGAGCGCTTCCACCAGTGCAGGGAAGGGCACCTGGGCACGTGAGCCGGCAATACTGAATAACAGAGTTGTCGGAACCATCTCCTGGTGAAAGGTAAGCAGTGCGA
Protein-coding regions in this window:
- a CDS encoding AAA family ATPase; the protein is MRPIKLTMTAFGPYKQTERIDFNELNGNKLFVIAGNTGAGKTTIFDAICFALYGSASGSDREDNRMLRSDFAPDDKHTSIELEFEIHGRHYRILRQLGHVKKGNKSKTGERYEFYEKVDGREVPCVDRQMVSEIDKKLEAIIGLTQDQFKQIVMLPQGEFRKLLTSETENKEAILRRLFKTESYNQINQLLRDRKSKADEAFKQLQQSRDHHVNSIHTALPEREGAELFDVLHSDYYNINQVIGGLDKEIAYYTEKITTDDKAYQDAYQKHDQKQTELNEAKMLNNQFADLDKKKTELSDLEKQIPGYQEKEKQHANAERASHLEVYEKQVTDWKNDEKTKRDALQHAETADKQAREKLEQATNAYQQEEKKGNQRDEAARELERLKGFLPTVKELDDKKNELEKLAQKGRQSAKDLENAKTEHRKQSEAVEKHDKQIAELDQAVSQLPDKQQALMEASEQYKAAKGYVDLETKQSAIKQDLKQKEKAYLTAKQAYNDKEEAWLNNQAVVLAGHLHDGESCPVCGSTEHPNKASNHAEMVSREDLNSLKKDMEEKEKYFRASETDSSANAQLLVEKEQELGQYDIAAEKAAEVRDKLFEKGTNIKQEVASLNKQREELNQLKANQETEKEALKKLESQKEELDKTHQKLQSDYQSAHAVYKEQLRNIPEDVQTLPALEKRIAETDEHKTKLEKAWENAQKRFQQAKETAAKTAADFSNATNQLTETKEKSSKAEQQFQKALEQAEFESEDAYKQAKMSSSEREELKETIGQFNDNLTAKRQQVNDLAEALKDKERVDLAAMEEERQMLKTAYEAAYRMLNQSKDYRYQAITIKESIETTHEQAAEHEKELAVITDLHDVLRGQNSQKISFERYLQIEYLERIIDVANIRLKRLSNGQFSLRRSERQEAHGKQSGLALDVDDAYTGQRRDVKTLSGGEKFNASLCLALGMSDVIQSFQGNIAIDTMFIDEGFGTLDEESLNKAIDTLIDLQQSGRMIGVISHVQELKNIFPARLEVMKTKEGHSRTEFVVT
- a CDS encoding SDR family oxidoreductase, which encodes MKILVAGANGHTGRLLIKCLNEDGHEPYGMVRKEEQKPGIEELGGTPVLADLERDVGYAVKEMDAVIFAAGSGSSTGPEKTTDVDRDGAINLIKATENLGIKKFVMLSSIGAGRDVQALAQGNERMQHYLQMKKEADEYLSSTELDYTIVRPGGLTHDAGTSKIKVADEVPFENIPRADVAKTMIAAIQEPNAYHKAFEMVSGDTQIEDALKKL
- a CDS encoding TetR/AcrR family transcriptional regulator; the protein is MPKKIDHAERKDQIIEAMFRIIHHSGFENATLRQIAKEADLSLGSVQHFFPKQKDIYMLAMDVIYERFEERMQNVIQENEGAFKNAVRMIKQIVQANTEEERMENDIWMKFSIMATMNPEYHETKESLREVNLNFAKDVLKMLYENAYIKDPVNIDDSANSLTIFIHGLVFESVIYANLYNAQVIETEIREYLRRICI
- a CDS encoding ABC1 kinase family protein, with the protein product MLGRRIRHTKRYREIVNALMKNGFSHFLFRVGLADRGLAKVAKSEDVNTSLKSIGKRLRYALQELGPTAIKLGQIASTRYDTLPDEITAELEKLLDHAPVLDFEHVQHTLETELDDSLDNLFDYFDPEPIATASIGQVHGARLHSGEDVVVKVQRPGLKPKMETDLEILHGIGDMLEERTLWAKRYRVCDMIDEVSDILTNELDYIMEGRSGAQIAKQFEDQTFVKFPDIYWDLTTSKVLTMEKVTGIKVSDIEALDEAGYDRQLIAKRLSNAMLQQILQNGFFHADPHSGNIHILPKNTIAFLDFGETGHVSEKLKRNFGSIIVNLYQGDSRAMVKTFSKMDLIDEKTDIDALQRDLDKLHMQYESIKLRELSLGQIIVRIFEVVYHHHIKIPMEMVMISKTILTLEGVLGRLDPDFSLMNEAEPFARRLVMKRYHPNEIFRNTLRSISDNVDILTDLPTDVKDVLSVLKKGRVGLDINVKHVNEVMRRLDKISNRIAFSILMLAFSIIMAGLIIGMAFVGQNTVIWELPIIEIGAIIALMMFILMVIIIIRSNRM
- a CDS encoding amidohydrolase; protein product: MKSELMDMLESRKEEMIEIRRHLHENPELSFEEENTANYIADFYKGKDVELERNVGNGYGIIVTIKGGKPGKTIGLRADFDALPITEEADVPFKSNNDGVMHACAHDGHTAYMLVLADCLIQLKDQIAGTIKVIHQHAEELPPGGAKSIVESGVLDDLDHVFGTHLLPMGPAGVVGYHSGFSFNGRTYFKLKIQGKGGHGSSPHTANDSIVAGSHFVTAIQTIVSRRLNPLNSGVVTVGSFDGKGTFNVIKDAIELEGDIRYPDENVQNIIEEQFKRIVKGIELEFDVTCDLTYTADYPPLYNDPEATAKVAEWLQSTDDKDIKEVKEFPRLAPSEDFAYYLEKIPGSFFYIACTPKGVEDPYFNHHPKFDIDEDALLVAAKSVGQVACSYFDVE